In a single window of the Luteolibacter yonseiensis genome:
- a CDS encoding tyrosine-type recombinase/integrase, producing MNETRSVLVKYRTVSITVFPWSPRAGVEYWKFRNGKRFVVRSTLEKAKAEAKRIAEETYLGGVKLGALSTAQTVAIRRMLEVDPSLALVDEFILWHAKRLPKKNCREAVEEFLAVKRANAGSSPHNVNILTRHLSVLPDRDLHEIGPAELPPLPGSARTRKNRRGAWITFFKWCVEMKYLPSGEKTAPQCLEKPRVIRKVPTTWERSHLETMIQNVTPGYFAWLCCGGWAGIRTEEICPDPESGKSPLDWADFKWDRDLIIIRPETDKNGHRRVVPILPALKQALWPIKKTFGRVGPNLPPHTPRRGGADAETTRLGKLVGGWRKNALRHTFISCRGADVGLAQTSMEAGNSESEAKKSYNDAKGKDEAEAWFAPFPLIPQKYLRPVDNDFPPVSEKVEKPTKRKTGGS from the coding sequence ATGAATGAGACCCGCTCCGTGTTGGTGAAATACCGCACCGTTTCCATCACGGTGTTCCCGTGGTCGCCTCGCGCCGGCGTGGAATATTGGAAATTCCGCAACGGGAAACGGTTCGTGGTCCGCTCCACCTTGGAAAAGGCCAAGGCGGAGGCGAAACGGATCGCGGAAGAGACCTACCTCGGCGGCGTGAAACTCGGCGCCCTCTCGACAGCGCAGACGGTGGCCATCCGCCGCATGCTGGAGGTGGACCCCTCGCTTGCCCTGGTTGATGAGTTCATCCTCTGGCACGCCAAGCGCCTGCCGAAAAAGAACTGCAGGGAGGCCGTGGAGGAGTTCCTCGCGGTGAAGCGCGCCAACGCCGGCAGCTCGCCGCACAATGTGAACATCCTGACGCGGCACCTCTCCGTCCTGCCGGACAGGGACCTCCACGAGATCGGTCCCGCCGAGCTCCCTCCCCTCCCCGGCTCGGCCCGCACCCGCAAGAACCGCCGCGGTGCGTGGATTACCTTTTTCAAGTGGTGCGTGGAAATGAAGTATCTCCCCTCCGGAGAAAAGACCGCCCCCCAGTGCCTTGAAAAACCGAGGGTCATCCGCAAGGTCCCCACCACGTGGGAGCGGAGCCACCTGGAGACCATGATCCAGAACGTCACCCCCGGCTATTTCGCCTGGCTTTGCTGTGGCGGCTGGGCCGGCATCCGTACTGAGGAAATCTGCCCGGATCCGGAGAGCGGGAAAAGTCCGCTCGACTGGGCGGACTTCAAGTGGGACCGGGATCTCATCATCATCCGGCCGGAGACCGACAAGAACGGCCACCGGCGGGTGGTGCCCATCCTCCCCGCCCTCAAACAAGCCCTGTGGCCGATCAAGAAAACCTTTGGCCGGGTGGGGCCGAATCTCCCGCCACACACCCCCAGGCGCGGCGGTGCCGACGCGGAGACGACCAGGCTGGGCAAGCTCGTCGGAGGCTGGCGGAAAAACGCCCTGCGGCACACCTTCATCTCGTGCCGCGGTGCTGACGTGGGACTGGCTCAAACCTCCATGGAAGCCGGCAACAGCGAGAGCGAGGCCAAGAAATCCTACAACGATGCCAAGGGCAAGGATGAGGCGGAAGCGTGGTTCGCCCCCTTCCCTCTGATACCACAAAAGTACCTCAGACCTGTGGATAATGACTTTCCCCCTGTTTCGGAAAAGGTTGAAAAACCAACGAAAC